The proteins below come from a single Mya arenaria isolate MELC-2E11 chromosome 6, ASM2691426v1 genomic window:
- the LOC128239286 gene encoding uncharacterized protein LOC128239286: MEVLTVPASMQPRTEGTQFIIRTFPSDSLGLAPEFCRSPLCQAICERDPYRTLRYIKRGENINVTCSKTGNTLLHVIMVEASPISETQYVPIVYQLSNADVKFDVKNNDGVSPLQLAIKMHLLELMVSLIKCGATCDLEPDLELITACSGPLEYEFKAAYRKFAPGYWEPVEENKAFKVNVLVKSWSRINVQRDGKTLIEFAKEKGAQEKIVRQLNDNEVSIEFAHATIAGDGERMEHMLHYSVDMETMDHSHRENYFEPYCPMTLYGAAIKYGHRHVLRLLKNADSVAVRPGQGTRDQPLGSQSSVCTIL, encoded by the coding sequence ATGGAGGTGCTAACGGTGCCCGCGTCCATGCAGCCACGGACGGAGGGCACCCAGTTCATCATCCGCACCTTCCCAAGTGATTCCCTGGGGCTGGCACCTGAGTTTTGTCGCAGCCCACTCTGTCAGGCCATCTGTGAGAGGGACCCGTACCGGACGTTACGTTACATTAAACGTGGGGAGAACATTAACGTCACGTGCAGCAAAACCGGAAATACGCTTTTGCACGTGATTATGGTCGAAGCTAGTCCAATTTCCGAAACTCAATATGTACCTATTGTGTATCAGCTTTCAAACGCGGATGTGAAGTTcgatgtcaaaaacaatgatggtGTTTCACCACTACAGCTTGcaatcaaaatgcatttattagaACTCATGGTGTCGCTCATCAAATGCGGTGCCACATGTGACCTTGAACCCGACCTTGAGCTAATCACCGCCTGTAGCGGCCCATTGGAGTATGAGTTCAAGGCTGCGTACCGGAAGTTCGCGCCAGGCTACTGGGAGCCGGTGGAGGAGAACAAGGCGTTCAAGGTGAACGTGCTCGTCAAGTCGTGGAGCAGGATAAACGTGCAGAGGGACGGGAAAACGCTCATTGAGTTCGCTAAAGAAAAAGGTGCACAAGAAAAAATAGTGAGACAGTTGAATGACAATGAAGTATCCATAGAATTTGCCCACGCGACTATAGCAGGTGACGGGGAGAGAATGGAGCACATGCTTCACTATTCCGTTGACATGGAGACCATGGACCACTCACACCGGGAGAACTATTTTGAGCCATACTGCCCGATGACGTTGTATGGCGCCGCCATCAAGTACGGCCACCGCCACGTCCTGCGTCTTCTTAAGAACGCTGACAGCGTGGCCGTGAG